In the genome of Aureimonas sp. OT7, one region contains:
- a CDS encoding DUF2493 domain-containing protein: MSEHDDYEPHHASSPTDHVLSELQLYGYRPFTDEPDPRALPEGDHVAGAIADTFDALIVTLEDTRLEPDLHDLLWSTVNVFHRATERIERELDDNEQAQRRGQREQDGSEVKAVELERLTAEGQTLIERRDAFELMRDQAAEHYERHTGSNWRPRSGSMVNHRNLTSAMIDSRDFLAAKKRADNEVLLPAGPKIAFTGGLDFNDHRLIWAKLDQVHAKHPDMVLLHGKSPKGAEKIAAKWADTRKVPQVGFAPDWTKHAKAAPFKRNDQMLDVLPIGVIVFPGTGIQDNLADKARKLGIPLFDFRPKGGGA, encoded by the coding sequence ATGAGCGAGCACGACGACTACGAACCGCACCACGCCTCTTCTCCCACCGACCATGTTCTCAGCGAACTCCAGCTCTACGGCTACCGTCCCTTCACGGATGAACCCGATCCCCGGGCGCTTCCGGAGGGCGACCATGTCGCGGGCGCCATCGCCGACACCTTCGACGCCCTAATTGTTACCCTGGAGGACACCCGCCTCGAGCCCGACCTCCACGATCTCCTCTGGTCGACGGTCAACGTCTTCCATCGGGCCACCGAACGGATCGAGCGCGAGTTGGACGACAATGAACAGGCGCAGCGCCGCGGCCAGCGCGAACAGGACGGTAGCGAAGTGAAGGCCGTCGAGCTGGAGCGCCTTACGGCCGAGGGCCAGACCCTGATCGAACGCCGCGACGCCTTCGAGTTGATGCGCGACCAGGCCGCCGAGCACTATGAGCGCCACACCGGGTCGAACTGGCGACCGCGCAGCGGATCGATGGTCAACCATCGCAACCTCACCTCGGCGATGATCGACAGCCGGGACTTCCTCGCCGCCAAGAAGCGCGCCGACAACGAGGTGCTGCTCCCCGCCGGTCCGAAGATCGCCTTCACCGGCGGGCTCGACTTCAACGATCACCGCCTGATCTGGGCCAAGCTCGATCAGGTCCACGCCAAGCACCCCGACATGGTGCTGTTGCACGGCAAGTCGCCGAAGGGCGCCGAGAAGATCGCCGCCAAATGGGCCGACACCCGCAAAGTGCCACAGGTAGGCTTCGCCCCCGACTGGACGAAACATGCCAAGGCCGCGCCGTTCAAGCGCAACGATCAGATGCTCGACGTCCTGCCGATCGGGGTCATCGTCTTCCCCGGCACCGGCATTCAGGACAACCTCGCCGACAAGGCGAGGAAGCTCGGCATCCCGCTGTTCGACTTCCGCCCGAAGGGAGGCGGCGCGTAA
- a CDS encoding helix-turn-helix transcriptional regulator: MGSPKTKPALERLGQDIRNARLRRGIAVADLAVRAGTSPSSITRLERGDPGVAIGTLADVLVVLGLLERLADLIDIRKDDLGLALAAEHGPRRGRSFAARLKKQKAQAEETQGRQDVVDPDGASF; encoded by the coding sequence ATGGGTTCCCCCAAGACGAAGCCAGCACTGGAACGGTTGGGCCAGGATATCCGCAACGCGCGGCTGCGGCGTGGTATTGCCGTGGCGGATCTCGCCGTGCGTGCGGGAACCTCGCCAAGTTCCATCACCCGCCTTGAACGGGGTGATCCGGGCGTTGCCATCGGAACGCTTGCCGACGTTCTCGTTGTGCTGGGACTTCTGGAGCGTCTCGCTGACCTGATCGATATCCGAAAGGACGATCTGGGGCTGGCGCTGGCAGCGGAGCACGGACCGCGCCGGGGCCGCTCCTTTGCGGCAAGGCTGAAAAAGCAGAAGGCTCAGGCGGAGGAGACGCAGGGTCGGCAAGACGTTGTGGACCCTGACGGGGCTTCCTTCTGA
- a CDS encoding type II toxin-antitoxin system HipA family toxin, with translation MADFVAHVALGEGRTSVGQLRFTHAGPRQFSTFAYGAEWIENPRAFAIQPDFPLDAGPFHTSGQPGNMRDALAGVFADAAPDSWGRRLLERAYGNGLSEFEYLTLSDDTCRQGALRFLDDDGEAIRGKAADAVPRLVDLETITAIARAYEQGKEISPEDMQALAGAGGSGGARPKANVRDGDALWLAKFTSVHDQQPIERVEVATLRLAAACGIRTPETRLELADTPFPVALIQRFDRRGAARIPYISARTALGKTGVELGSYTEIVDFMRAYSPDPSDDFRELYRRLIFTILVSNKDDHLKNHGFLYVGAGRWRLSPVFDVNPAPDRNPHLETAILEGGPHDRSVNLALEACAFFEIPEAEAREIIRTMAQRILDGWREAFRQVGVSGALARDYEAAFVGAEMEVAQRL, from the coding sequence ATGGCCGATTTCGTTGCCCATGTCGCGCTTGGCGAAGGCCGCACATCGGTGGGCCAGTTGCGTTTCACCCATGCCGGGCCGCGTCAATTCTCGACCTTCGCCTATGGCGCCGAATGGATCGAGAATCCGCGCGCCTTCGCCATTCAGCCCGATTTCCCTCTCGATGCCGGCCCATTTCACACCTCGGGACAGCCCGGTAACATGCGCGACGCATTGGCCGGTGTTTTCGCCGATGCGGCTCCGGACAGTTGGGGGCGCAGGCTGCTCGAACGCGCCTATGGCAATGGCCTCAGCGAGTTTGAGTATCTGACGCTTTCCGACGATACCTGCCGGCAAGGCGCGTTGCGCTTTCTGGACGACGATGGCGAGGCCATTCGCGGCAAGGCAGCGGATGCCGTTCCGCGTCTGGTCGACCTCGAAACCATCACGGCGATCGCGCGCGCCTATGAGCAAGGCAAGGAAATCTCACCCGAGGATATGCAGGCGCTCGCCGGCGCCGGCGGCTCCGGCGGCGCCCGTCCCAAAGCCAATGTGAGGGACGGCGATGCGCTGTGGCTGGCAAAGTTCACCTCGGTCCACGATCAACAGCCGATCGAGCGCGTCGAGGTCGCGACGCTGCGCCTGGCGGCAGCCTGCGGTATCCGCACGCCCGAGACACGGTTGGAACTGGCGGACACGCCGTTTCCAGTTGCACTGATCCAGCGATTCGACAGACGCGGTGCCGCACGGATTCCCTACATCTCCGCGCGCACCGCACTCGGCAAGACGGGGGTGGAGCTGGGTTCCTATACGGAGATCGTTGATTTCATGCGGGCTTATTCACCCGATCCTTCTGACGATTTCCGCGAACTCTATCGGCGTCTGATCTTTACGATCCTCGTGTCCAACAAGGATGATCATCTCAAGAACCACGGCTTCCTCTATGTGGGGGCGGGTCGGTGGCGCTTGTCGCCGGTATTCGACGTGAACCCGGCGCCGGATCGCAACCCGCATCTCGAGACGGCAATCCTCGAGGGCGGGCCCCATGACCGCTCGGTTAACCTCGCTCTAGAGGCCTGCGCATTTTTCGAGATTCCCGAGGCCGAGGCACGGGAGATCATCCGAACCATGGCGCAGCGCATTTTGGACGGATGGCGGGAAGCCTTCAGACAGGTTGGCGTTTCTGGCGCGCTGGCCCGCGACTATGAGGCTGCTTTCGTTGGCGCTGAGATGGAGGTCGCGCAAAGACTTTAG
- a CDS encoding IS3 family transposase (programmed frameshift), whose amino-acid sequence MKRKRFTEEQIIAVLREHEAGAKAGDLARKHGISEATLYNWKAKYGGMDVSDAKRLKALEDENTKLKKLLADQMLEAAALKELLFKKMVGSAVKREAVAHLQAVMGLWERRACSIVGADRKMVRYQSYRPPETELRGRLRDIANERRRFGYRRLFILLRREGEPSGINRIYRLYREEGLTVRKRRSRRRAVGTRAPILVEAKANARWSLDFVHDQFACGRRFRVLNIVDDVTRECLAAIPDTSISGRRVARELTDLIARRGKPGMIVSDHGTEFTSNAILAWSKDHRVEWHYIAPGKPMQNGYVESFNGRMRDELLNESLFFGLDHARSAIAEWVEDFNTTRPHSSLGYQTPAAFAGLLAATGNPVAQLAPQGVTETDEALSAAG is encoded by the exons ATGAAGCGGAAGCGATTTACGGAAGAGCAGATCATCGCGGTGCTGCGGGAGCACGAGGCGGGTGCGAAGGCAGGCGATCTGGCACGCAAACACGGGATCAGCGAGGCGACGCTGTATAATTGGAAGGCGAAGTATGGCGGGATGGACGTGTCCGACGCCAAGCGCCTGAAGGCTCTGGAAGATGAGAACACGAAGCTGAAGAAGCTGTTGGCCGACCAGATGCTGGAAGCTGCGGCGCTTAAGGAGCTTCTGT TCAAAAAAATGGTAGGGTCCGCCGTGAAGCGCGAAGCCGTTGCGCATCTGCAGGCCGTCATGGGCCTGTGGGAACGGCGGGCCTGTTCCATCGTCGGCGCGGATCGGAAGATGGTGCGCTACCAGTCGTACCGTCCGCCGGAGACGGAACTGCGTGGTCGGCTACGGGATATCGCCAACGAGCGCCGCCGCTTCGGCTATCGTCGGCTGTTCATCCTGCTGCGGCGGGAGGGCGAACCATCGGGGATCAATCGCATCTACCGTCTCTACCGGGAGGAAGGGCTGACGGTTCGCAAGCGCCGATCACGACGACGAGCAGTCGGCACACGTGCTCCGATCCTGGTTGAGGCGAAGGCAAACGCTCGATGGTCGCTGGACTTCGTGCATGACCAGTTTGCCTGCGGGCGGCGGTTCCGGGTGCTGAACATCGTCGACGACGTGACGCGGGAATGCCTGGCTGCAATCCCGGACACCTCGATCTCCGGCAGGCGTGTTGCTCGTGAACTGACCGACCTGATCGCTCGTCGCGGCAAGCCGGGGATGATCGTGTCCGACCACGGCACGGAGTTCACCTCGAACGCGATCCTGGCCTGGTCGAAGGATCACCGCGTCGAGTGGCACTACATCGCGCCCGGAAAGCCGATGCAGAACGGCTATGTCGAGAGCTTCAACGGGCGAATGCGCGATGAACTCTTGAACGAGAGCCTGTTCTTCGGCCTCGACCATGCCCGCAGCGCCATCGCCGAATGGGTGGAGGATTTCAATACGACGAGGCCGCACTCCTCGCTTGGCTATCAAACCCCGGCGGCTTTTGCCGGGCTTCTCGCCGCAACCGGCAATCCGGTTGCTCAACTCGCGCCTCAGGGCGTAACAGAAACGGACGAGGCTCTAAGCGCCGCTGGATGA
- a CDS encoding tripartite tricarboxylate transporter substrate-binding protein — MASINRLIGLALATATMLATPALAQDWQPQKPVEFVVASGAGGGTDQFARIIQSIIQKNDLMPVSIVVSNKGGGAGTEAFVDGKLAGNDPHKLVFGTNNEWLLPMVTKAAYGPGDLQPVAAMAMDEFLLWTHADAPYENAADFVAKAKEGNMKVGGSQSKDTDQILSKHLEHATGTKFTYIPFKSGGEAATQLAGAHLEANFNNPQENVAQWRGGMVRPLCVFSPERMDYKEKVTDTMSWNDIPTCKEEGIAVGDYKMPRTIWMNAEVPQEAVAYYADVLSKVREAPEWKEWLARTSQTDSFLTGEAFTKLVETEKANARQLFEREGWLVTN; from the coding sequence ATGGCATCCATCAATCGCCTGATCGGACTGGCCCTCGCCACCGCGACCATGCTGGCCACGCCGGCCCTCGCGCAGGACTGGCAGCCCCAGAAGCCCGTCGAATTCGTCGTCGCCTCCGGCGCCGGCGGCGGCACCGACCAGTTCGCCCGCATCATCCAGTCCATCATCCAGAAGAACGACCTGATGCCGGTGTCGATCGTCGTCAGCAACAAGGGCGGCGGCGCGGGAACGGAAGCCTTCGTCGACGGCAAGCTTGCCGGGAACGATCCGCATAAGCTCGTATTCGGGACCAACAACGAATGGCTCCTGCCGATGGTCACCAAGGCCGCCTACGGGCCGGGCGACCTGCAGCCCGTGGCGGCGATGGCGATGGACGAGTTCCTCCTGTGGACGCATGCCGACGCGCCCTACGAAAACGCCGCCGATTTCGTGGCGAAGGCAAAGGAAGGCAACATGAAGGTGGGCGGCTCGCAGTCGAAGGATACCGACCAGATCCTGTCCAAGCACCTGGAGCACGCAACCGGCACCAAGTTCACCTACATTCCCTTCAAGTCCGGCGGCGAGGCGGCCACGCAGCTCGCCGGCGCGCATCTGGAGGCCAACTTCAACAATCCGCAGGAGAACGTCGCCCAATGGCGCGGCGGCATGGTGCGCCCGCTCTGCGTCTTCTCGCCCGAGCGCATGGACTACAAGGAAAAGGTCACGGACACGATGTCCTGGAACGACATTCCCACCTGCAAGGAGGAAGGGATCGCCGTCGGGGACTACAAGATGCCGCGCACCATCTGGATGAACGCGGAAGTGCCGCAGGAAGCGGTCGCCTACTACGCCGACGTCCTGTCGAAGGTGCGCGAGGCGCCGGAATGGAAGGAATGGCTTGCGCGCACCTCGCAGACCGACAGCTTCCTGACGGGCGAGGCATTCACCAAGCTCGTCGAAACGGAAAAGGCCAACGCCCGTCAGCTCTTCGAACGCGAAGGCTGGCTCGTCACCAACTAA
- a CDS encoding flagellar biosynthesis protein FlgA: MNAHNRFSRASRPIEVALVGAGAFGRSLLGQGRRMALMNVRVAVDVTAERAADAFRAVGWDAGQIVVCHSRAEAQAAWKAGHCVAAGRLADILSLPVDIVVEASGHAEAGAAHALASLDAGKHVGLVTKETDSVVGPYLAWHARELGLVCTPVDGDQPALLIALVTWAETLGLPILAAGKSSEYDFVFDAATGSLSSESRTVSAPGFVDAMALGTGPAAELVSQRAALAHALPQLAVPDLCELAVVANATGLMPDRPAFHAPIARIAEVPSLFDTTAMGGLLSGERRIDVFNCLRTPQDISFAGGVFVVVRCEDAETWAVLAQKGHTVSRSGEAAMLWLPRHLLGLEAPISLLDAVVNGVSVAGEPRPVVDLVGRARRRLEAGTLLEAEGHHHTIDGVGPELVEARPLAADRALPYYLLSGRRLKRDIPAGAPVTMADVTLDESAPLLALRRRQDAHFFAHGARAPAQQTV, encoded by the coding sequence GTGAACGCCCATAACCGCTTTTCCCGCGCTTCCCGCCCGATCGAGGTTGCCCTTGTGGGCGCCGGCGCCTTTGGACGCTCGCTGCTTGGCCAGGGCCGCCGCATGGCGCTGATGAATGTGCGTGTGGCGGTGGATGTGACCGCCGAACGCGCGGCCGACGCCTTCCGTGCCGTAGGCTGGGACGCGGGGCAGATTGTTGTCTGCCACAGCCGTGCCGAGGCGCAGGCCGCGTGGAAGGCGGGTCACTGCGTGGCCGCCGGCCGGCTTGCGGATATCCTGTCCCTGCCGGTCGACATCGTCGTGGAGGCCAGCGGCCATGCCGAAGCCGGTGCTGCGCACGCTTTGGCGAGCCTGGACGCCGGCAAGCATGTGGGCCTTGTCACCAAGGAAACGGACTCGGTCGTCGGCCCCTATCTCGCCTGGCATGCGCGTGAGCTTGGCCTCGTCTGCACCCCGGTGGATGGCGATCAGCCCGCCTTGCTGATCGCCCTCGTCACCTGGGCGGAAACGCTGGGCCTGCCGATCCTGGCTGCCGGCAAGTCCAGCGAATACGACTTCGTTTTCGACGCGGCCACGGGCAGCCTGTCCAGCGAGAGCCGAACGGTGTCGGCGCCGGGCTTCGTCGATGCGATGGCGCTCGGCACGGGGCCGGCGGCAGAGCTCGTTTCGCAGCGCGCGGCCCTGGCCCATGCGCTGCCGCAGCTTGCCGTACCGGACCTGTGCGAACTCGCGGTCGTCGCCAATGCGACCGGGCTGATGCCGGACCGGCCCGCCTTCCACGCCCCCATCGCCCGGATCGCCGAAGTGCCGAGCCTGTTCGACACGACGGCCATGGGGGGTCTTTTGTCGGGCGAGCGCCGGATCGACGTCTTCAACTGCCTGCGCACGCCGCAGGACATCTCCTTTGCAGGCGGCGTCTTCGTGGTGGTGCGCTGCGAGGATGCAGAAACCTGGGCCGTGCTGGCGCAGAAGGGCCACACGGTCAGCCGCAGCGGCGAGGCCGCCATGCTGTGGCTGCCGCGGCATCTTCTGGGGCTCGAGGCGCCGATCAGCCTGCTCGACGCCGTCGTCAACGGCGTCTCGGTCGCCGGCGAGCCGAGGCCGGTGGTCGACCTTGTGGGCCGGGCGCGCCGCAGGCTGGAGGCCGGCACGCTTCTGGAAGCCGAAGGCCATCACCACACGATCGACGGCGTCGGCCCCGAACTGGTGGAGGCCCGCCCGCTCGCGGCCGATCGTGCCCTCCCCTACTATCTTCTGTCGGGTCGGCGCCTGAAGCGGGACATACCCGCCGGCGCGCCGGTCACCATGGCGGACGTGACCTTGGACGAGTCCGCGCCGCTTCTGGCGCTGCGCCGCCGCCAGGACGCGCACTTCTTCGCACACGGGGCCCGCGCCCCGGCGCAGCAGACGGTTTGA